In Balaenoptera ricei isolate mBalRic1 chromosome 4, mBalRic1.hap2, whole genome shotgun sequence, the genomic stretch ccccactctaATAATGCAGATTTGGGCTTTAATTCTGCTCAAGGGTCAGTACTTGATCTACAGTCTCAGGGATAGgctcttttcctctttcaatttttcttctcAGTTCTGCTCAGCACCAAGGAAACTTTGTCTAGTCTCAAgggggcagaagaaagaatccaaATGTACTTCTGGGGTCCCAACTTAACGGGAAGGGTCTACTAGGCTCCCCAACTTAGGGGAGGCTTGCTTGGTCATCTGCTTCTGTCTCCCTTGTTCTGAAAGGCTATCAAGATTATAGTTAGATCAGCAAACACGTCTAAGTGCCTATTAACTCTATAGGTTCTTGCTGTATCTTGGATTTTGGCCTGCTTGTTCCTCATTATTATATTAACTCTAGGATGATAagatttttgaagtattttatctAGTATTTTAATCACACTCATTAGAAACTTTGGCCCTTAAACGTAGCCCATTATGCAGGTAGCAGAAATCAAGATCTTCACCTTGCTTTGATGTTCTTCAGTTTCGCTATGTGTATAGGCATGATTTAATCCTACTTAGGATACACTGTGATTCATGGAGCTATGGATTCATGTTTATCAACTTTGggaattttaccttttaaaatattaccacTTCTCTATTCTCTTCATTACTTTAATATAATGTAGTATTAGACATTCTCATTCCATCCTCCATGTCTCCTAACTTCTCATAcagcccttttctctctctttgctgtCTTCTAGGTCAATTATTTAGATAGATCTTACAGTTTAAATCACTTCACTTATGTCTAGTCCATTTTTGACTTATCTATTGAGTTGATGTCAGTTCCTATATTTTAACTTTTGGTCTGTTTATCCCTTATGTTTCTTATTGTATGCTCATCTTAGTAATTACAGCTACTCTGCATTTTCTCTCTTGACAGTTGGAACCTATTAAGTGTTTGATAGTGTTAAATGTGTTGTTTCCGTGTTTCTGTAACCACTCATAGAGGCTGGTCTTACGTGTTTGGTGATCATCAAGTAATGCTGTGAGAATTCTGTAGGCCTAACTTGGAAAGTTTTTCTGTAACAATTTGATTCTACTTCTACTGGTATCCCCATCCTGGAAGCACCTCAGCCCACTCTGACTCCCCTACTCTTCAGCCCCAGACCCCAAATATAACTAACTAACTGCTCCTGGTCATCTAAGCTGCAGCACCAGTCCCTACCCTGATTAATCCCGATTTACTCTAATTGTTTAGCTTTGGGCTTGGGGTAGAGGAGTAGAGAGGAAAAAGTCCTTGGGGAACCCTTCTGAATTTGTGCCAGCAATGCCTTAAGAAGCATGTTCTAAGATTAGCTGTCACGGAAGAGGTGAGCTGCTCAGAGGTCCGGCTTACtcatgataccaaaatcagatatTCACCTGTAAAAcctccattttatatatttcctgAAACATATTAAGCATGACTACTTTATGAACTGTACTTTGATACTTCCAGTATCTCAAGTCTTCATGGGTTTCATTCCGTAGCTTTCACTCAAAATTTACTCTTTTCCTTAagtatctttatttcactttattacttttaaaatacataaagtgaACAAATATTAAATGTACAGTTAATGATTTTCATATTGTGTACACACCTATTTAATCACTACCCAAATCAACATGTGAGAGATTGCCATTACTCCAGAGAGTTCCACTAGGCCCCCTTGTCAGCTCCTCCTCCACACCTTCCAGTAAACATTAACTTGGCTTCTATCATGTTGACTAGTTTTCCCTGTTCTTGACCCTCACATAAATGGAATAGAGCATATACTATTGTGCCAGGCTTCTTGCATCTAACATGTTTTTGATACTCATCCATGCTATGGCATGTATCAGTAATTCacatcttgctttttgttttgctatgcagtattccactgtatgaacatAAAGTGACCTTCTCTTGATGACCACCTTTagtaataaaactgctatgaacatttgaggacaacttttcatttctcttgggaaacTTTTCCTCCCCACCTGGTAATAATTCTGGGTGATAGAGTggatatagttttaaattttcctaGAAATGGCAtctttccaaagtagctgtaccattttacactctaaACAACAATGTATGAGTCTCAGTTGTTTGAACATCCTAGGTATGATGCCTACTTGTCATTGTACAGGGTGCACTGTAGTGTTTCCTTGGTTCTAATTCATTAATCAtgttatcttttcatatgcctactTTTTTGTAAAGTGGCTGTTCAGGTCTTTACCTTAAAAATTTTCCTTATTAAATGTCCTGTCAGACATACTGTGAATATTTTGTCTGTGgctgcatttttacttttaatgctgtctttttaattttgatgtttcttctttttaatggttaGTGCCATTTTTTGGTAAATTTCAATCCTTGCCTACTCCAAGGTTGCaaagatattttcttctaggtttacaattttaatttttacctttagaCCTATCATCCATCTTTTGTGTATGATGAAgtaattgttcatttttattcatattattgTCTAGTTGCCCTAGCATACTTGTCAGGGGTGTGgagacaaaaagcaaaacaaaaaatcagtatATAGTTTAGGAAGATATAGATCAAATAACCTGGGCCACTAAAACTCATAGTTCATAGAACTTTCGTCAATCTTATTGGATAATCTTGAAAGCTAAGGTTCAGAAGTAGCAGTTGAAAATGGGCTATTTGTTCTTGACAATGAGACTCAAGGAGGAATTATGAGGTGCTTTTAAGAGTAGGGAACTGGATAACAGAAAACGAGGGTCTAGCACTAAATTTTGTTGGGCTAGATGTAATGAGCTCCTTTGAATTTGACTAGGTTTAGAATCCTGGATCTACCACTAGTTTCAAAATGTCAAGACAGTTACTTTTGAATCAATTTccaggaaagaataaaagaaaatgggttATTTTTCCTAATGGGCTATTAGAAAACTTTGATCTTTACTTCAAGGAACACCCCTCCCTGTATCAGCCCATATTTCCATCCCTGTTTCAAAGTCTCGGTAAAAATACTATGTTTTTCCAGGCAGCCTTTCCAGATTTTTCTAACAGAATTAATCACCATGACACTTCAGAGAAAATACGACATCCCTGAGGTTCACAGGTAGTATAACTGAGGGCTGCCCATCTAAGACAAACTGAACCTATTTGTTAAGTCTGATTTTCTATgatgctttggggaaaaaaaaaaaatccactgctGTTCCAGTAGCCTCAGGAGGTAATCTAAGCTCTATATAGATCAGTTTCAAAGACAGACAGGCCATGTTGTTCCAGTTTACTTACTGAGCTCCATTTCTCATCACTCCCCAATGTTTCATTCTAAGCCAATCCCCATctatcttttagttttttttttttttaaatcatctcagTGTCATCTCAAGTGCTGATGAATAACCTAGTGTAGTGAGTAAACATGAACACCCAAATTGAAAAAGACCAGCTGTAACTAACAACCCTTTAAATATCATGGGTCTATTCACCCAATATATAGGCTGTTGGGAAATCACATGAAATCACTGTATAAACATAGCACTCTACAAATTTACTGAGTTGCCTCCATATATAAAGGTAGTCAGTCAGCTGGTCTGTGCAATGCAAAAAATTAACAAAGGAAATCATTTAACTACACTTTGCTTGCTTGCCTGAGTATCAGTTGTACAGATGTCACACTTGAACCTTAAGAAATCATTAACTCACAGATTCCTTCTTCTATCACAGCTCCCGATATTTGGTAATGAACACACATCCACACAATTTAAACCTGGGACACTTGAGCTAAGTCATACCATTATTTTGCCAATATCTTCACTCTACCCACCATTTCAGTCTTCAGTGGAGAGAGTACTGTCAGGAGGCCAAACAATTTCAGCTTTACGTCGAGAAATGCAACATGACAAATTTGTCCTGGTTTCCTTACTAACAAAACTAGGTGATGTCTGACGGTTGCTACAATTTGGGaaaacctaaaaaaacaaaacagacaaaatataaaGTGGGTAGGCACTACATAACACTTATATCTGTGTCACTTGTATTTCAGTCTATCATATGTGGGTTCATTTGGTTATTATAACAAGTTTCCAGCTCTTTACCTTTAATATTCTTAGCTTTCCTAAAGgctgaaattaaaacaaacaaaagctcctactgttaaaaaaaaaaaatttacaagctAGGGAGGAATCAATCAAATAACCTAATCAGGCTTCAATTTCTCAAATATTCTTTGCAAATTAGATATTTTGATACATGAAAAGTACTGGACTTTACAGATCAACAAACCTGTGGAAAATATGCAAGAACAGAAATTTCTTCCTGAACTATGAGGGAGTGGGATTATTCGACCTTTCAACCCCTAGAGGCATCTATCACTAGGTCTAGCAGGTAGGACCCTAACActtaacttgaaaaaaatggcTATGCACTTTTGTTCTACACATTAATCCTAAGAAAGTATGATTACATTCTCACCATACCAGAGTATTAGGACACAttatagaaaaactgaaaaacaaacatcaGATTTTCATacgcatattttaatttttggaattttaacaattcaaataaaattcagCTAGTTAACATAAATACAGAGTAAATGCACATAATTTACAGCCACATACAGGAATTCAATAGCAAACCTCACATAAATGGTCAAAGGATATCAACTCTTTGAAGTTGATTATTTAGCTACGACTGACAGGTCATAATTTAATGGTTCACATATGCAGGGGTACACATTCAAAATGTTTATTAACACAAAAACTGAGGAAAACTATAGAATCTTCAGTTTCTACAAGGAGTAGCATAAAAAGCAGGGTGTAGATGGAGAAATGTAAGGGCACAATGGAGATTTGTGTGGGCCGAAAGTTAGTACATTAAATACTTTTATATAGTTAAAATCCCCTTCCAATTTAAGTCATTTAGGAACACCTATATTCTTAGGAATGTTAAGTCATGATCAATACCAGAGGAGAAAAAGGCTGAAATATTATCTACCAGCCCCAGAGGGGCCCCTATAGCGCTATAACAGTCCAGGCAGAAGGGCATGTAAACAACCAAAGACAGCACGGACAACGCTGGAAGCGTAAAGGACAAATGGATTCCTAGCACTTCAGTCCTTCAAGATCAAATCAGTATTTTTAGTGATcgaaaacaaaatctaaaaatgCTGACAtatttatactccagtaaaagGGTAAACACTCATTATTCTTAACAACCCAAACTCAGCTGGTCCTAACAGAATAATGCTATTCCACAATGGGCATTTGGTTTTAGGAGACAAAAGGCTGGATTAAATAATGTAATGATATTCTCTCTTGGTGTCagagttaaaaaaatcaattgcttgcGGGTCCCATCTAGTAAGATTGGTTCCACGAAATTACATACATAAGGAAAACCAAGACAAAAGCTTTGGtgatacagttttttccctgGATTTAAAAAGCACTGTGTGGTACCCCACAATCACAGGTTGGTCATTCTCAGATTTTTGACTTTGAAATCTAGTAAACTGTTTCTGTGAGCCACAAGTACCAGAGTTCTGATCTGCTGCTCTATGAGTATGTTCTTTCAGTATGTACCGCTTTAACCTGAAAAGTTCAATTTTCTGAGATGATTCTCCAATAAAAGTACATACCAGTTTGAAGAGTGCCGACTACCTCTACACTAGAAATAAAAAGCTATCTGAGAGAAAACggatgaaaataaaacacagtttaaaaaaaaagtccaatgctttttaagttttttttttttaaacatttgcatcaattaaacaaaaaaatctccaaagaaaTGTTTCAAAGACAAACTTTATGTAcaatttttatataaagttttctttttaaattatctttgtcATACATAAACTACGGCAGAGTGTACTTTGGggggaagaaacaaaataaacttcaTTGCTCCTTTCCAGCTGTCGCACAAAGAAACAAAGTCTGAGACTCTAAGATCTTTTCCTTCCAGCACATAAATATACTCActtttaaaagctgaaaaaaatgcacTAAAGGGTCAATACAAATACAAACAGGAATAGAATACGAGTTCATCCTTGAAGGACACTTGTTATGAATTTGCTACAACTAAATAAGATGTTCCTTAGCTGCTGGTTTTTATATCATTCTTAATCATTTGTGGGGTATTCAGATCACTAAGATTAGAGTCTCTGTCTGACATTCAATACAACTAATGTTTACAGATCTTCACAAGGCAAATGGCACTGTATTAGGCAGTATAAGTGGCACATGAAAATGAACACACTATATATTGACACTTTTACAGATTTAAGTTCGAAACCCCATtactgttttttttgggggggtggggggcatgttCCTCACAATAAATGTCAAAGCTGAAATTCACCATAAAAGGTAAGAATAATCCCAAAGGTAATGAAACTGAATTTGCCTTTGGTCTCCAAATAGATTGGAATACTTTAAATTCCAATCGAAGCACCTCAAAAACATCCAGTTACTGTTGATTACGAGGAAGTTAAGGTGTAGGAATTTAAGAGGGCACTGTGTCTCACTGTTGACAGTGGAGAAAGCTTGCAATGACATGCTATGATTTTTTATATGTTAGGGGCACTACAGTGTACATAAGAATACTTAAAACATTTATAGTaaagatctccaaaatatacctaCATCCCAGAAAAATGTTATGAACACTGTTTCTGCCTAATACATAACCAATACTTAAAAAAAGTAATCTTAACATGGGAATTCTCTCCTACTCTCACCCTCCCCCCGAGAAGGCCACAAAGTGCATTCACAAAAAGTCATTCTTAAGATAAAGCCATTGCACAAAATGTACAGTTCATGTATACTGAAATGACTACCACACTGGAGTTTAATTGTATAAATTTCATACACCAGTATAGCAACATCCATAAGCGAAAGTCTTTTAATAGAATTACAGCAAATATCTTCATAAGGGCCatacatataatacatttaaagtattaaaaGGTGCAGTTGAACTCAACAGCAAAATGTAAAAGCTATATCCTGTTAACACGCTTAATCTGAATTAACTTGAATCTTTCTATGATTTACCATTCAAGAAATTAGGATGGAATAAATTCCTTGTCCAAAGCAGTTTGTTCATTTATAAAACTGTAAGTTAATTAGGATAACTACCTGCCCAATCAGATTGCAGAGGGCCCTTCTTCTATAATGTTTATGCTGCCCCAGGTATTTATAACGtcaccttaaaaaaagaaaacaccttgTAAGGGCAAAGCTGAAAATTACCATTTTCTCTACTAAATAAATGCAATGTATGCAGAGCTTCTGGAATTAATTCAAAGGTTCAAATTCTTAATGTGAAACCAAATTGAGAAAGATTCAGAAGCAGTAAATGTTTTCCACTTTAAGAAAATGATACCTAGGTATGACAGGGGATAATTCAAGTTCATAATTATTAAGTCACTGCAAAGACATTGCATTCATTCATGTATCATTAGGTTAGAAAAGATAAGAGGACATGCTCAAGTCACTGAAATGGCCAAGAATCAACATTTTACTGGTTTATTGTGTCCCAAACTATTACCATTTAAGTTGATACATTAACAATTTAAGTGTTCACATTATGCTAAACATAAAGCACCTGTGAGCAGTGGAAAccaaaacattttaaagctaaaaataaacacatgtttAGACACTACTTCATTTGTCATCAAAAACAGTGACTACTAATGCCAAatgattaactttaaaatatagtgCCAGCTCCTCTCAAGGAAATGTGAAAATACTACTATCattgttatttttcaattttataggAATTATACAGAAGTTAGAAATTTATGACTGTCAATACTATCTTTGGATAGTTATACAGTTACAGATGGCTTTGTCTAGAAGACTGgaaaagtgctcatggaataaaCACTATACTCTGATTGCCATAAATCAACAAAATGCCAGCTGTGTCCTGTGGACATGGTAGAGAAAATGGCAATTTTGAAGAAGGAGCGCTTCTAAAGGCTTTTTCTTGGAGGCAGCCAAGGTTTTTTTTCACATTACTAAAAAGACTAAGTAATGTGGTTATGATTACTTTAATTCCTACAACCAAACTTCCACTTAGGTATAGTTCCATGTTCCCACactattttccttctctccaccaAGCTGGCTTCGGTACTCCATGGTCCACTGTATCTTTTGGTCTTCCCTCTTTATAGTACAGCAGCCTGGTGGTGCTATCCGTTGAGCAGGTAGACCACTAATTCATAGGTGGCCATCATAATGGCTGTGTTTGGAATCTGTCTCACCAGATGAGTTGTCAGACCACGGTAAAGAGACCCATAGCCTTCTTCTTGAACAAGCAAAGATAGTGTCTGAAAAAAGGATCTATATTTTGTTCCCTCCTCACGCAGTCTTGTTCTTACAACTTCTGTATGGGAAAAAAATAGTCATTTTATTTAAACACCAGTGTGATATCTTTATACCCTCCTAATACTGGACACACCCCATTTATCAGACTGTAAGTGTAAGTTCAGGATAAATGAGGAGTAATTTATAATGTGCAACTTATTGAAACTAGTTACCATAGCCATGTCTTTCACCAAACTCCTAAGCTAGCTGGCTAAAATCACATAGACTAATTATAAAATTTCATAGGTTCCTGAATGGTAAAAGACAGAATAAACAGAAGTATCAGTTGTATACTGGATATAGATAAAAGGGAGAATAGATGTGATAAATAAAGGTAAAGCTGGAAAGAGAATAGAGATGGTATCAAAGATGAATACAGAAAGATACAGTGAGAAACAAACAGGGAAGATTTTTAAGAAGTGGacataacaatgaaaaaatagaattattaatttattcacaATGGTCCACATACACCAACATGAAATTTTATGTGGATAAggctgaaaatgtttaaaatactagTGTCAGCTAAAAGGCCGCATCTGGGAAGCAACGAGGCAAAAATCATAAACCTTTAGATCTGAAAAGGATCTTAAAGGTTAgtctaatttttcttcattttaaaaggtaaagaaagaaatggggacTACTAAGAAGTTTTAGTCAGCTGAAGGCAGAGGCTGGGACAAGAATTAAGAGTTTCAACTGAAGAATCTGTTCTTTCCACCccattatttttcaaactttttcaacacaatgctcctgatGGGCCTGAGGGAAATGGCCGAAAGTAACTTTCActgcaaatgttaacatttgaaatCTCCTATGTCCTGTCTTAAATACCCATGTCATTTATATATTTCAATCCAAAATACTGTTTATAAACTGTACCTCTTCTTATAATGACATCATCTCACTTGAAGAGACAGGGTGCTTGCAACTCCaaaaccctctctctctctcacctgagCAGGTCACCATCTTAGACCTCCCATAGAAGGCCAGAACCTACCCAATGCTGCTGGTACTGTCCTCTTTTGATTTCTCTTAAAGAAGCTAGGAATGGCCCTCAGGGAACTGGAGGTAAGCTGACAGTCCAATTTTGTTAAAGAGTTGGTTTTATTCATAAATTACGTTTTAGAGCAAATACTCATTTTCTAGCTGTATTTCATTTTTCCTGACAGAGCTTTAATCACATAGCCTTAGCTTTACAAAGGTGACTGTAAACATTAATCAGCATAACAAAAGGGAAGCACTTAGATGAAAAACCCTAACCAAACTAAACCTCAAACGTACCAAAATCAAAGTTTACACtttaacaaaacaacaaaaacgttACAAAAAAACCCTCAGCGTGTTACAGAGAAATTCTTAAGTGGTTTTCTTAGTTATTAATGAAAAaggctaatattttaaaacttaaaaaacagaagttttaaaaatcattaatatatacttatttgccaACATGAAACAATGTAAAATAACTTGGTCTTTGGGATTATAGACTTCAATTCAAATTTGAGCTCCACCACTGAgtaagctatgtgaccttgagcaagttacttaatcttaaCATTTCTGGTTTCCCATCTGAAAATGAAGACAATTCTGGTTATGTTCTGGTATACCTCTAGACTTATAAGTACTTTGCACGATTTTTGTGCGGATTAGCAATAATGtatactgtatatatgtatgtaataataAAGTATCTAGTATGGCACCTACAtccatacttttttaaaaaacagaaacttgcccaagtcacCTGGCTGGAATCTGACTCTGGGCTGAAATCTGACTGTCCAGAGCCCATGCTAAATCACCACCATGCTACTATAGCATACCTATACTGACCTATTAAAACAGCCTTATGTTACTCATACAGATTTAATCCCATTACGATGAACTGTATTTAGTTATACTGTAATTCAGTAAAATTATAAATACTCTAATAAGGTGGCCATTGGCTGGGGTGGGAAAATATTTCTGATTTAACAGAAGATTACTCACACACATTCAAGTCCTCTTACCATGTGGATATGctatagttgtggcacacgtttTTGAGGTGGCAGCAGCTAGCATCATTCCCACAAAATCTGATGCTTCTTTTACAGACTCTTCTTCATTTTCCATCGTAGAAGCAATCTTATATTCCAGTAGTTTTTGCTTAATACTTTCATAAATAACAAAATGGATAACAGTCTCTGATATGCCAGCATATGAAGCAGACATGCCCCTATAAAATCCTCTAAGTCCATCTGTCTGATACACTTTACGGACACACTCAAAAGCACCCATTCGCTTTTCCCCACGGTTCCTgaaaagcaaaagggaaaaaccttattaacaaaaataaagtagtataggtttttaaataaagtaaataaaatatatagaaatatgccACTCTACTAAAGAATAACCCTCTTTAATTCATGAGGAAgtaaaatcagaattttaaaacattcattttagATTTCCTATTCTTCTGTCCCAAATTTGTCATATTAGATAGGTAACATATAAGTAGTTTTACTGAATGCAAAATAACTACTTTGAATCTTCAGTTTCATTGAAGTCTGACTGTATGAATAAGCAACAAAATCCACTGTGACTGTGTTCAAACACACTGTGACTGCAGCTCAAgataaaaacagaataaacaaaaacccCTCACATTATATTAAAAGTAATTCTAAGTAAGCTGAGTCTTTcgcatttaataatatataaaaagaatgactgggacttccctggtggcacagtggttaagaatccacctgccaatgcagggcacacgggtttgatccctggtccgggaagatcccacatgccgaggagcaactaagcccgtgcaccacaactactgagcctgtgctctagagcccgcgagccacaactactgagcccgtgtgccgcaaccactgaagccctcgcgcctagagcccgtgctccacaacaagagaagccaccgcaatgagaagcccgcataccacaacaaagagtagcccctgctcaccgcaactagagaaagcccgcacactgcaacaaagacccaatacaggcaaaaaaaaaaatatatatatatatatatattataaatatatatatatgactgaaacACCAATGATAATAGAATATCACAAAGCAAGGAGTATAATTAAGCTAATTTCTGTGTACCTGGGGGATTCTTCCAAGCCCACCCAGTTCTTCCCCAAAAGTGACTGGGTGACTTTAAATCAAATTTCCTATGATCCTTTGAAGGTAATGGCCATATCTTTCACCTCAGTAAATAGTGAGGACTTCTACAGTTATCAAGTATTTATGAAGCATTGTGCCCAAGAAAACTTTCTTAGTGCTACTTAAGGGTGCAGCATCTACTCTTTTACAAGTCTATAATTTTgagtttgtaaaaatatttattaccttcATTATGATTCCCCCAATAGAACTTTATCTGTAAGAAATGGGTTTAAATGCCACCCacgggaaaagaaatagaaaacttaactatttataaattatatacaactGGATAacataacaaaataaaaccacaactaaGACACCTACCTGATAACCTATAGATTCTTCCAATCTTATAAACTAATTGTCTTGAATCAATGACTATCCTCAACTAATggtactgaataaatatttcttagttGAATGATCCATGCAACCAACTGTAATTAGTTTCTGCTATAAATCCTTTCTTACAAGGGAGTCAAGGGCTGTGAGTCCTCAAGGTTAATATGCAAACACATCagccctgttctttttttttttttttttttaattttatttatttatttatttatttgtttatttatggctgtgtttggtcttcgtttctgtgcgagg encodes the following:
- the SLC25A36 gene encoding solute carrier family 25 member 36 — translated: MSQRDTLVHLFAGGCGGTVGAILTCPLEVVKTRLQSSSVTLYISEVQLNTMAGASVNRVVSPGPLHCLKVILEKEGPRSLFRGLGPNLVGVAPSRAIYFAAYSNCKEKLNGLFDPDSTQVHMISAAMAGFTAITATNPIWLIKTRLQLDARNRGEKRMGAFECVRKVYQTDGLRGFYRGMSASYAGISETVIHFVIYESIKQKLLEYKIASTMENEEESVKEASDFVGMMLAAATSKTCATTIAYPHEVVRTRLREEGTKYRSFFQTLSLLVQEEGYGSLYRGLTTHLVRQIPNTAIMMATYELVVYLLNG